The following coding sequences are from one Desulfosporosinus orientis DSM 765 window:
- a CDS encoding acyl-CoA dehydrogenase, whose product MEFKYNVRDLKFILKEWLPTEEVFACKRFKDYYGMDEIDPILTEGYKVAKEMVVPINAEGDKNPVKFENGVVTNPPGYREVFQFIQKNGWGSSSECVEVEGGMPLVLYKAVAEMISAACPAMGSNVKLTSGAANLILTFGTETDKKRFIPKMLTGEWQGTMNLTEPSAGSDVGDALARSYPTDDPRIYKIKGTKMFITAGDGSLCDNVIHMVLARPVGGAKGSSGLGLYIVPKIWVNDDGSLGKPNDVTTIAIEHKTGLNGSATCMLNYGENDECYGIMVGSPPDEKGRSKGLAMMFNMMNESRIGTGHNANNQAAAAYALASQYAAERIQGYKSGERVPIIKHSDVRRMLLDMKAHTEGIRAMIFKGFYFLDIAENSEDKAKAKDYADFAAILTPIIKCYGSESTVLMTAEAIQVLGGVGYTKEYPVEQYFRDSKVLTIWEGTSFIHGNDLVGRKMTMEKAEPFKKWMATIKAFIDANHGASGLEKEMETLDKAYKAAEEVKEIIYAWQAEKDKKGELVNVYAIRALFVFAQLYVAMCLIEQAIIAVRTLNGLPADHYEVNFYTGKIASAKYYVNNSLPNVFTLAGIIKNADTTVLEVPEDILIVN is encoded by the coding sequence ATGGAATTTAAATACAATGTCCGAGACTTAAAGTTTATCTTAAAGGAATGGCTGCCTACAGAAGAAGTATTTGCCTGCAAGCGATTCAAAGATTATTACGGCATGGACGAAATAGATCCTATATTGACAGAAGGGTATAAAGTGGCCAAAGAGATGGTCGTCCCTATTAATGCAGAGGGAGATAAGAACCCGGTCAAGTTTGAAAACGGGGTTGTAACCAACCCCCCCGGATACCGGGAAGTCTTCCAGTTCATACAAAAAAACGGCTGGGGCTCTTCCAGCGAGTGTGTGGAAGTAGAGGGAGGAATGCCCCTGGTGTTGTATAAGGCGGTGGCAGAGATGATATCCGCCGCCTGCCCGGCTATGGGTTCAAATGTTAAATTGACATCCGGTGCGGCCAACTTGATTCTAACCTTTGGAACCGAAACCGACAAGAAACGTTTCATTCCCAAGATGCTGACCGGTGAATGGCAGGGAACTATGAACCTTACCGAACCGTCAGCCGGATCCGACGTAGGCGACGCCCTGGCCAGATCCTATCCCACCGACGATCCCCGGATTTATAAGATCAAAGGTACCAAAATGTTTATTACTGCCGGTGATGGATCTTTATGCGACAACGTGATTCACATGGTTCTGGCTCGTCCTGTAGGAGGGGCTAAGGGATCATCCGGGTTGGGACTGTATATCGTGCCTAAAATTTGGGTCAACGACGACGGCAGTCTGGGCAAACCCAATGACGTAACCACTATTGCCATCGAACACAAAACCGGACTGAATGGGTCGGCCACCTGTATGTTGAACTACGGCGAAAACGACGAGTGTTATGGAATTATGGTAGGATCTCCCCCTGATGAAAAGGGGCGCTCCAAAGGATTGGCCATGATGTTTAACATGATGAACGAATCAAGAATAGGCACCGGTCACAATGCTAACAATCAGGCTGCTGCTGCCTATGCCTTAGCGTCTCAATATGCTGCGGAACGCATACAAGGGTACAAAAGCGGGGAGCGAGTGCCCATTATTAAGCATTCTGATGTACGGAGAATGCTTTTGGATATGAAAGCCCACACCGAAGGGATACGGGCGATGATATTTAAGGGCTTCTACTTCCTGGACATTGCGGAAAACTCTGAAGATAAAGCCAAAGCCAAAGATTATGCCGACTTTGCCGCCATATTAACCCCGATTATAAAGTGTTATGGCAGTGAATCAACTGTTCTAATGACTGCCGAAGCCATTCAAGTTCTGGGAGGAGTGGGATATACCAAGGAATATCCGGTAGAACAGTACTTCCGTGACTCCAAAGTCCTGACGATTTGGGAAGGCACTTCCTTCATTCATGGCAATGACCTGGTGGGGCGGAAAATGACTATGGAAAAAGCGGAGCCCTTTAAAAAGTGGATGGCAACTATTAAAGCCTTTATTGATGCCAACCATGGCGCATCTGGATTGGAAAAAGAAATGGAAACCCTGGATAAAGCTTATAAGGCGGCGGAAGAAGTTAAAGAGATAATCTACGCCTGGCAGGCGGAAAAGGACAAAAAGGGGGAACTGGTCAATGTTTATGCGATCAGAGCCCTGTTTGTATTCGCCCAGCTCTATGTGGCTATGTGCTTGATAGAGCAGGCGATCATCGCGGTAAGAACATTGAATGGTCTGCCCGCCGACCATTACGAAGTCAACTTCTACACGGGCAAAATTGCCAGCGCCAAGTACTATGTGAACAACTCTCTGCCCAATGTATTCACCCTGGCCGGAATTATTAAAAATGCTGACACCACAGTACTGGAAGTTCCGGAAGACATTTTAATAGTCAATTAA
- a CDS encoding thiolase family protein, with amino-acid sequence MQEVVIVGAARTPFGLYKGSLADQRSQDLAACSMKEAVARAGIDSLKLDVSIYSEAMQTSLPANVGRHGWLLAGLDENPAGFTMNALCAGALQTIVSGFNKIASGEYQGILAGGVETNSQAPYYIHHPRYHFGSNNLCFHDQKAEVETNAQPVDIYGKLAAANVADIIAVNNGITRYELDMYTQTSKEKASQAVKNGFMKDAITIITKKGKKSEVIVEADEGLKAFSDIDKLISLPAINSGGTSTKGNLAPLADGSASIVLLSSQRTGELGCKAMARVLGFGIAAGNPTQIEKIAIKSMQKALNYAGIRMDELDFIDLHEHSAAFSVAVAKMIGASAAGITNVDGGSLAYGHAGAATGGAMLVNMLYRLQRNGARYGLVNVAAYGGQSLSVLIEAIL; translated from the coding sequence ATGCAAGAAGTAGTAATTGTCGGCGCGGCGCGTACACCTTTTGGACTCTACAAGGGATCCCTGGCTGATCAGAGGAGCCAAGATCTGGCGGCTTGCTCCATGAAGGAAGCAGTAGCCAGGGCAGGGATTGATTCCTTAAAACTGGATGTCAGCATTTACAGTGAAGCGATGCAAACCAGTCTCCCAGCTAATGTGGGCAGGCATGGCTGGCTCCTAGCCGGGCTGGATGAGAACCCAGCCGGTTTTACCATGAATGCCTTATGTGCCGGGGCGCTGCAAACGATTGTCAGCGGATTTAATAAGATTGCGTCAGGAGAATACCAGGGAATTCTCGCCGGGGGTGTGGAGACCAACAGCCAGGCGCCGTACTATATTCATCATCCCCGATATCATTTTGGATCAAACAATCTTTGCTTTCACGACCAGAAGGCAGAAGTGGAAACAAACGCTCAGCCGGTTGATATATACGGTAAATTGGCAGCAGCTAATGTCGCCGATATTATAGCTGTGAATAATGGAATCACCCGTTATGAACTCGATATGTACACTCAGACGAGTAAAGAAAAGGCTTCGCAAGCGGTCAAGAACGGCTTTATGAAAGATGCCATCACCATTATCACGAAAAAGGGGAAAAAGAGCGAGGTTATTGTCGAAGCAGATGAAGGGTTGAAGGCGTTCTCCGACATTGATAAATTGATTTCCTTGCCAGCAATCAATTCCGGCGGGACTTCAACTAAAGGAAATCTGGCTCCACTTGCCGATGGATCCGCCAGCATCGTTCTATTATCCTCCCAAAGAACCGGGGAATTGGGTTGTAAGGCTATGGCAAGAGTATTAGGGTTTGGAATTGCTGCTGGGAATCCAACTCAGATTGAGAAAATCGCGATCAAGTCAATGCAGAAGGCTTTGAATTATGCGGGTATCCGCATGGATGAGTTGGATTTTATTGACCTTCATGAGCACTCAGCGGCATTTTCCGTTGCCGTAGCAAAAATGATAGGAGCTTCAGCAGCCGGAATAACCAACGTCGATGGTGGAAGTTTGGCCTATGGGCACGCAGGAGCGGCCACTGGCGGGGCGATGCTGGTGAATATGCTATACAGGCTTCAGCGCAACGGGGCCAGGTATGGTCTGGTAAATGTAGCGGCTTATGGAGGACAGTCTCTTTCAGTGCTGATTGAAGCTATTCTTTAA
- a CDS encoding 3-hydroxyacyl-CoA dehydrogenase family protein: protein MEGKTIMIVGAGFMGAGIAQVAAQAGYKVRLYDISEPAVENGIAGIKKILDKNVDKGKMAQTDMDAALALIVPSTSLDDAKDCEMVIEAVFENFELKKEIFQKLDEICSPETILATNTSSIPITKIAAAVKRPDKFIGMHFFSPVPVMKLCEIIRGIKTSDDAVKVTTEIAEKMGKVTVISKDVPGFIVNRINAAFRNEAYRCMEEGVATIEDIDKAIKFGLNHPMGPFELADFVGLDVGFNVASTLYAGYKDSRFAPNATLEKLNISGDLGRKTGKGWYDYTSGEKKPRTDVQF, encoded by the coding sequence ATGGAAGGAAAAACAATCATGATCGTCGGAGCGGGATTTATGGGAGCCGGTATTGCCCAGGTGGCTGCCCAGGCAGGGTATAAAGTTCGCCTCTATGATATTTCTGAGCCAGCAGTGGAAAATGGAATTGCCGGAATTAAGAAGATACTGGACAAGAACGTAGATAAAGGGAAAATGGCTCAGACAGACATGGACGCAGCCCTAGCTCTAATCGTTCCCAGCACCAGCCTGGATGATGCAAAGGATTGCGAAATGGTTATTGAGGCGGTTTTTGAAAACTTTGAACTGAAGAAAGAAATCTTTCAGAAACTAGATGAAATCTGCTCCCCAGAAACCATCCTGGCTACCAATACTTCGTCAATTCCCATCACCAAAATAGCTGCAGCGGTAAAAAGACCCGACAAGTTCATTGGCATGCATTTCTTCAGTCCGGTGCCGGTAATGAAGCTTTGCGAAATTATCCGAGGAATTAAAACTTCCGATGATGCTGTTAAAGTCACCACTGAAATCGCAGAGAAGATGGGCAAGGTAACCGTAATTTCCAAGGACGTTCCTGGCTTTATCGTCAACCGGATCAACGCTGCCTTCAGAAATGAAGCCTACCGTTGTATGGAAGAAGGGGTGGCGACCATTGAAGATATCGACAAAGCTATTAAATTTGGATTAAACCATCCGATGGGACCCTTTGAACTGGCCGATTTTGTCGGATTGGACGTTGGATTTAACGTAGCTTCCACCCTTTATGCAGGATATAAAGATTCTCGTTTTGCACCCAATGCTACTCTGGAAAAACTTAATATCTCGGGCGACTTGGGTAGGAAGACGGGAAAAGGGTGGTATGACTATACCTCAGGCGAGAAAAAACCCCGCACCGATGTGCAGTTTTAA
- a CDS encoding aldehyde dehydrogenase family protein yields the protein MASILEYQHFIDGAWTPGESGEVMDVINPSNQEVVARVPRGTKADVDKAVESAHRTFESGIWSEKSVEERAAVLMKAGGLLMANKAKLAYLESLTSGGTIRRTFGVDLASIIGTVFTVATILKQLPKAEYASMQVAGLPMHSYWKREPIGVCAGICPWNLPLLITNNKIAPAIAMGNSIVIKPASITPVTALEIARIFKEAGLPDGVLNVVTGPGSAVGNYLAGHPLVDKVSLTGSTEVGRQIIRQSADTIKRVTVELGGKSPILVLDDADMEVATVMGLLAFLLHSGQACESGTRLFVPRHMQDELVDRMVTKIKKMRIGDQMLKETDLGPIANEDQVQTIMRYVKIGQQEGAQLACGGNRLTHGIYEKGFFFEPTIFMNCNNQMTQVREEIFGPVQCVIPYDDLDEAIAMANDSIYGLGGGVCTTDAGRGQKIANKLRTGTVWINNWHALRPDAPFGGYKQSGYGRECCYHGLLAYSEVKHICMDLTPDGAEKHIAEVIGCH from the coding sequence ATGGCCAGCATATTAGAGTACCAGCATTTTATTGACGGCGCCTGGACTCCGGGAGAGTCGGGAGAGGTGATGGACGTCATAAATCCTTCTAACCAGGAAGTTGTGGCTAGAGTTCCCCGGGGAACCAAAGCCGATGTTGACAAGGCTGTGGAATCCGCCCACAGGACCTTCGAATCAGGTATTTGGTCAGAAAAATCGGTTGAAGAACGAGCGGCGGTTTTGATGAAAGCAGGTGGGTTGCTTATGGCCAATAAAGCCAAGTTGGCCTATCTGGAGTCATTGACATCCGGGGGAACCATTCGCCGCACCTTTGGTGTTGATCTGGCATCGATAATTGGTACAGTTTTTACAGTAGCCACAATCTTAAAACAACTGCCTAAAGCCGAATATGCCAGTATGCAGGTTGCCGGTCTGCCTATGCACAGCTACTGGAAGCGTGAGCCGATCGGAGTTTGTGCAGGTATATGCCCCTGGAATCTTCCTCTGTTGATAACCAACAACAAAATAGCTCCGGCCATCGCCATGGGCAACAGCATTGTGATTAAACCGGCCAGCATTACCCCGGTTACTGCGTTAGAAATTGCCAGAATATTCAAAGAAGCAGGTCTGCCAGACGGGGTACTCAATGTAGTCACCGGCCCGGGCTCTGCAGTTGGTAATTACCTGGCTGGACATCCTCTAGTTGATAAGGTTAGTCTGACCGGCTCCACCGAAGTTGGACGGCAAATCATCCGCCAGTCTGCTGATACTATAAAGAGGGTTACCGTGGAACTAGGGGGCAAATCTCCAATATTAGTCCTTGATGACGCCGACATGGAGGTTGCCACCGTAATGGGTTTACTGGCATTCCTGCTTCATAGCGGGCAGGCCTGTGAATCGGGGACCAGGTTATTTGTGCCGCGGCATATGCAGGATGAACTGGTGGACAGGATGGTAACTAAGATCAAGAAAATGCGAATTGGTGATCAAATGCTTAAGGAAACTGATCTGGGGCCCATTGCCAATGAAGATCAGGTCCAGACCATTATGAGATATGTTAAGATAGGCCAGCAAGAAGGCGCCCAGCTCGCTTGCGGCGGAAACCGGTTAACTCATGGCATCTACGAAAAAGGATTTTTCTTTGAGCCCACCATATTCATGAACTGCAACAACCAGATGACTCAGGTAAGAGAAGAAATATTCGGCCCGGTTCAGTGTGTAATTCCGTATGATGACTTGGATGAAGCCATTGCCATGGCCAATGACTCTATTTATGGCCTGGGCGGAGGAGTGTGCACTACCGATGCTGGTCGAGGACAAAAGATAGCTAATAAGCTGCGCACAGGAACAGTTTGGATCAACAACTGGCATGCCCTGCGTCCAGATGCACCTTTTGGCGGCTACAAGCAAAGCGGCTATGGGCGTGAATGTTGTTACCATGGTCTTTTAGCCTATAGCGAAGTAAAACATATCTGCATGGATCTTACTCCGGATGGTGCAGAGAAGCATATAGCCGAAGTTATCGGCTGCCATTAA
- a CDS encoding thiolase family protein produces MREVVIVDMARSAVGKHGGTIKDVPALDLIVQVAEVVVERNKSKVKPEMYDYVILGQVKQNTAAANIARNVSLKIGLPEEVPAACVTMACGSGLLSIEEGAEFIRNGFAEIILAGGVESMSGGEFFLSYNSNQAFGTGPVQLLDSIVSGGPGAAPVERYGNIPMGITAENLVDRFHISREEQDVFGLRSQDRALKAIANGDFEAEIVPIKYQKADGSTGTFVVDEYPRVTSMEALGKLKPAFKKDGTVTAGNSSGRNDGAAVALIMSREKADQLGIKPRARFVSAGIAGVDPTIMGRGPVPAVTIAMQKAGLTLKDIDAVELNEAFAGQSLAVFREWKDQWGVSDEWLDQHVNLWGGAIAIGHPLGGSGAIITTKLLHGLERIEGRYGLSTMCCGGGIGVAGIIERLA; encoded by the coding sequence ATGCGTGAAGTTGTCATTGTAGACATGGCAAGAAGCGCCGTGGGCAAGCACGGAGGCACGATTAAAGATGTTCCGGCCCTGGATCTGATTGTCCAGGTAGCTGAAGTAGTGGTAGAACGCAACAAATCCAAAGTAAAACCGGAAATGTATGACTATGTTATTCTTGGTCAGGTAAAGCAAAATACAGCAGCTGCCAATATCGCCAGAAATGTTTCCCTTAAGATTGGACTGCCGGAAGAAGTTCCTGCTGCCTGCGTAACCATGGCCTGCGGGTCGGGATTGCTTTCCATAGAAGAAGGGGCCGAGTTTATCAGGAATGGTTTTGCCGAGATAATCCTGGCTGGCGGTGTTGAATCGATGAGTGGCGGGGAGTTTTTTTTGTCATATAACAGCAATCAAGCATTTGGCACCGGGCCTGTGCAATTATTGGATTCAATTGTTTCCGGGGGCCCCGGTGCCGCACCGGTGGAACGCTACGGCAATATACCCATGGGAATAACGGCGGAAAATCTTGTAGACAGGTTTCATATTTCCCGTGAAGAACAGGATGTCTTTGGACTTCGCAGTCAAGACCGGGCTCTCAAAGCGATTGCCAATGGCGATTTCGAAGCGGAAATTGTACCGATAAAGTATCAGAAAGCGGATGGCAGCACCGGTACTTTTGTTGTGGACGAGTATCCACGCGTCACAAGCATGGAAGCTCTGGGCAAACTGAAACCGGCATTTAAGAAGGACGGAACCGTAACCGCCGGTAATTCATCAGGGCGAAATGACGGGGCGGCTGTGGCTTTAATCATGTCTCGGGAAAAGGCTGATCAACTGGGAATAAAACCCCGGGCCAGATTTGTATCAGCAGGCATCGCCGGAGTTGATCCCACCATTATGGGAAGAGGACCGGTGCCGGCGGTAACGATTGCCATGCAAAAAGCGGGCCTCACCTTGAAGGACATCGATGCTGTTGAACTAAACGAAGCATTTGCCGGTCAGAGTCTGGCTGTTTTCCGGGAGTGGAAAGACCAGTGGGGTGTTTCCGATGAATGGCTTGATCAACACGTGAATCTATGGGGTGGAGCGATTGCAATTGGCCATCCTCTGGGAGGCAGTGGAGCTATTATTACCACCAAGTTGCTTCATGGACTGGAGCGCATCGAAGGCAGGTACGGGTTATCGACGATGTGCTGTGGTGGAGGTATCGGGGTGGCCGGTATCATAGAACGCTTGGCGTAG
- a CDS encoding enoyl-CoA hydratase/isomerase family protein — translation MTYTTILVERLEQEKVGLITLNRPEVRNAIDYVLRQEVYQAIAEWEPDPGVRAIIITGGDKVFSAGADIAAMVNQTAHEAFNRISLWELSAKMMSSRKPIIAAIAGFALGGGCELALSCDIRIAAESAKMGQSEINIGIIPGGGGLSRLPKLVGIGKAKELVFTGKPISAQEALRINLINKVVPDENLMEEALNMAKDIAKHSSVALGLAKYALENAMNMDSYTAESIENACFSLAFASDDQKEGMKAFLEKRKPFYQGK, via the coding sequence ATGACTTACACTACCATTCTGGTAGAAAGACTTGAACAGGAAAAGGTTGGGTTGATTACCTTAAACCGTCCCGAAGTGCGCAATGCGATCGATTATGTCCTGCGTCAGGAGGTATACCAGGCCATTGCCGAATGGGAACCCGATCCGGGTGTGCGCGCAATTATTATAACCGGGGGAGATAAGGTCTTTTCGGCAGGTGCGGACATTGCGGCCATGGTGAATCAGACGGCTCATGAGGCGTTTAACCGCATCTCATTGTGGGAACTTTCCGCCAAAATGATGAGCTCCAGAAAACCAATCATTGCAGCTATTGCCGGCTTTGCTTTGGGAGGCGGATGTGAATTAGCTCTGAGTTGCGATATTCGTATTGCTGCAGAATCGGCTAAAATGGGTCAGTCCGAGATTAATATAGGCATCATTCCAGGCGGGGGAGGGCTTTCCCGCCTGCCCAAACTGGTAGGTATAGGCAAAGCCAAAGAGCTGGTCTTTACCGGGAAGCCCATATCAGCCCAAGAGGCATTAAGAATTAATCTGATCAATAAGGTGGTGCCCGATGAAAATCTGATGGAAGAGGCATTAAACATGGCAAAAGATATAGCCAAACATAGTTCCGTTGCTTTAGGACTGGCTAAATATGCCCTGGAGAACGCCATGAATATGGATAGTTATACCGCCGAGTCCATAGAAAACGCCTGCTTCTCCCTGGCGTTCGCCAGTGACGACCAGAAGGAAGGGATGAAGGCATTCCTGGAAAAGAGAAAACCATTTTACCAGGGAAAATAG
- a CDS encoding thiolase family protein yields the protein MREIYLVESVRTGIAKAGKNSWFANLRADDMAALVMNELMKRAGLEDKKDQVDGIILGGTALINDMAGNIGRYATIMAGFPYSVPGCTVDRFCSSGVQTIFNAVAEINMGWGSEMLIAGGVQHMTHVPMGTGSLHNPRLGEFTDENMKSMGWTAEMVARKYGIIRAEQDLMAYESHAKAHKATMDGLFQAEILPIEVEAPTKDGGTQKMIVDRDQGIRPDTNLESLAKMEPVFLKDDKATVTAGNASQTNDAAAVVLVASKEKFQELGLKPKMKLIGYKAIGVDPAYMGIGPAVAIPMVLKQAGMTMDQIDIWEINEAFAAQAVYCTRELGIRNHPLLNPRGSGISLGHPLGCTGARIATTLMHEMPFYGAKYAVESMCVGHGQGVAAIWEWIGDK from the coding sequence ATGAGAGAGATTTATTTAGTGGAAAGCGTTCGCACCGGGATAGCCAAGGCTGGGAAAAACTCTTGGTTTGCCAATCTGAGAGCCGACGACATGGCCGCATTGGTAATGAATGAATTAATGAAAAGAGCAGGCTTGGAAGACAAAAAAGATCAGGTTGACGGAATAATACTGGGAGGGACCGCCTTAATCAATGATATGGCAGGTAACATTGGGCGCTATGCCACCATCATGGCGGGGTTCCCCTACAGCGTACCGGGCTGCACCGTTGACCGTTTTTGCTCTTCCGGGGTACAGACCATTTTTAACGCAGTGGCAGAGATTAACATGGGATGGGGGTCGGAAATGCTCATTGCCGGTGGAGTCCAACATATGACCCATGTGCCCATGGGAACCGGCAGCCTGCATAACCCGCGCCTGGGTGAATTTACCGACGAAAATATGAAGAGCATGGGTTGGACGGCGGAAATGGTTGCGCGTAAATATGGTATCATCCGCGCAGAACAAGATTTAATGGCTTACGAGAGCCACGCCAAAGCGCACAAGGCCACAATGGACGGCCTCTTTCAAGCGGAAATCCTGCCGATCGAAGTGGAAGCGCCGACCAAGGACGGCGGAACCCAAAAGATGATCGTTGATCGTGATCAGGGGATCAGGCCCGACACAAACCTGGAGTCTTTGGCCAAGATGGAACCGGTTTTCTTGAAAGATGATAAAGCAACCGTAACTGCAGGAAACGCCAGTCAGACCAATGACGCCGCGGCAGTGGTACTGGTGGCCAGCAAGGAAAAATTCCAGGAACTGGGTCTAAAGCCAAAGATGAAGCTCATAGGCTATAAGGCTATTGGGGTTGATCCTGCTTACATGGGGATTGGCCCGGCAGTAGCTATTCCAATGGTACTGAAGCAGGCGGGGATGACCATGGACCAAATTGATATCTGGGAAATAAACGAAGCTTTTGCCGCCCAGGCGGTGTATTGCACCAGGGAATTGGGTATTAGAAATCATCCCTTGCTTAATCCACGGGGCAGTGGAATATCATTGGGCCATCCCTTGGGGTGCACCGGAGCTCGTATAGCCACTACTTTGATGCATGAAATGCCCTTCTACGGCGCCAAATACGCGGTTGAGAGCATGTGCGTCGGACATGGCCAGGGAGTTGCGGCCATCTGGGAATGGATTGGCGACAAATAA